One window of Gammaproteobacteria bacterium genomic DNA carries:
- the rfbF gene encoding glucose-1-phosphate cytidylyltransferase — protein sequence MKVVILAGGLGTRISEETQLKPKPMVEIGGKPILWHIMKIYSSHGIHDFIICCGYKGYVIKEYFANYVLHSSDVTFDLKNNRMEMHQNGTDPWRVTLVNTGDNSGTGGRLRRVRAYIGDEDFCFTYGDGVSNVDITRLIAFHKSRGRLATLTTVQPPHRFGALDFDQDSVIKSFEEKPHEGGWINGGFFVLSPKAIDYIEQDEVMWEREPMQRLTREGNLSAYRHEGFWYSMDTQRDKNRLEELWNTGKAPWKIW from the coding sequence ATGAAGGTCGTGATCTTGGCTGGAGGACTGGGTACCCGTATCAGCGAGGAGACACAGCTGAAGCCAAAGCCCATGGTGGAGATCGGTGGCAAACCGATCCTGTGGCATATCATGAAGATTTACTCGAGTCATGGCATCCACGATTTCATCATCTGTTGTGGCTATAAGGGGTACGTGATCAAGGAATATTTCGCCAATTACGTACTGCACTCCTCCGATGTCACCTTTGACCTGAAGAATAACCGCATGGAGATGCACCAGAATGGAACGGACCCATGGCGGGTGACCCTCGTGAACACGGGAGACAACTCGGGGACGGGTGGGCGTCTGCGACGGGTGCGGGCCTACATCGGTGATGAGGATTTTTGTTTCACCTACGGTGACGGTGTCAGTAACGTCGATATCACCCGCTTGATCGCCTTTCACAAGAGCCGGGGCAGGCTGGCGACCCTGACGACGGTACAACCCCCCCATCGGTTCGGTGCCCTGGATTTCGATCAGGATTCCGTTATCAAGAGTTTTGAGGAAAAGCCTCATGAAGGCGGATGGATCAATGGTGGATTCTTCGTGCTTTCGCCCAAGGCGATCGACTACATCGAACAGGATGAGGTGATGTGGGAGCGTGAACCCATGCAGCGCCTGACCCGCGAGGGTAATCTATCGGCCTACCGCCATGAGGGCTTCTGGTATTCGATGGATACCCAGCGCGACAAAAACCGTCTGGAAGAGCTGTGGAATACCGGCAAGGCTCCATGGAAGATCTGGTAA
- the lhgO gene encoding L-2-hydroxyglutarate oxidase: protein MRASGIRWIPSATKTVWKSCGIPARLHGRSGKFVINTDFLVIGGGVIGVNIARTMKRRYPDSRVVVLEKEPGCGLHASGRNSGVLHAGFYYSPDSLKARFTRMGNIAMTEYCRDRGIRINACGKLVVARDEEDLPQMDELLKRGRANGVPLDELSESDARSIEPRVKTCGRALYSPTTASVDPTEVMRRMAEDAAQEGVEIHTGVGYLKAENGSVMTSAGRYGAGYVINAAGLYADKVAKDFGFSQHYSILPFKGLYLYSDEPRGSIRTNIYPVPDLRNPFLGVHYTLTVNNDVKIGPTAIPVLWREQYQGLENFSSREFFEIVYRQLGLFARSNFDFKKLAMEEIRKYSRSRMVELASVLVEGVDSGRYRRWAKPGIRAQLLDHRTKKLEMDFVIEGDAKSLHVLNAVSPAFTCSIPFSEHVCNEIDRLLH, encoded by the coding sequence ATGAGGGCTTCTGGTATTCGATGGATACCCAGCGCGACAAAAACCGTCTGGAAGAGCTGTGGAATACCGGCAAGGCTCCATGGAAGATCTGGTAAATTTGTGATCAATACGGATTTTCTTGTAATCGGCGGAGGGGTCATTGGGGTCAATATCGCCCGCACCATGAAGCGCCGATATCCCGATTCCCGGGTTGTCGTGCTCGAGAAGGAGCCGGGCTGCGGTTTGCACGCCAGCGGACGCAATAGCGGAGTCCTGCACGCCGGGTTCTACTATAGCCCTGACAGCCTGAAGGCGCGCTTTACTCGCATGGGTAACATCGCTATGACTGAGTACTGTCGCGACAGAGGCATCAGGATCAACGCCTGTGGAAAACTGGTCGTGGCGCGGGACGAGGAGGATCTGCCCCAGATGGACGAGCTCCTGAAAAGAGGGCGGGCCAATGGGGTGCCACTGGACGAGCTCTCCGAGTCCGATGCCCGGTCCATTGAACCTCGAGTGAAGACCTGCGGCAGGGCGTTGTATTCCCCCACCACGGCGTCCGTGGACCCAACGGAAGTCATGCGCCGGATGGCCGAGGATGCCGCGCAAGAGGGGGTCGAGATACATACGGGGGTCGGCTATCTGAAGGCGGAAAACGGATCCGTCATGACGTCCGCGGGCCGCTACGGCGCGGGTTATGTCATCAACGCCGCCGGGCTCTACGCGGATAAGGTCGCGAAAGATTTCGGCTTCTCCCAGCACTACAGCATCCTGCCCTTCAAGGGGCTATACCTCTATTCGGATGAACCCAGGGGTTCGATTCGCACCAATATCTACCCTGTCCCGGACCTGAGAAACCCATTTCTGGGCGTCCACTATACGTTGACGGTAAACAACGACGTGAAAATCGGGCCGACCGCCATCCCGGTGCTTTGGCGCGAGCAGTATCAAGGTCTGGAGAATTTCAGTTCGCGGGAATTTTTCGAGATCGTCTACCGTCAATTGGGGCTGTTCGCGCGCTCTAATTTCGATTTCAAGAAGCTCGCCATGGAGGAGATCAGGAAATATTCTCGCTCCCGGATGGTCGAACTCGCTTCTGTCCTTGTAGAAGGCGTCGACTCCGGCCGATACAGGCGGTGGGCCAAGCCCGGCATCCGGGCCCAGCTCCTGGACCACAGGACAAAAAAACTGGAGATGGACTTCGTGATCGAGGGCGATGCGAAGTCACTGCATGTCCTCAACGCCGTGTCGCCGGCGTTTACCTGTTCCATTCCGTTTTCGGAACATGTATGTAACGAGATTGATAGATTATTGCATTGA
- a CDS encoding SDR family oxidoreductase, translating into MNILITGNMGYVGPVVVKQLRSSYPKARLIGLDMGYFAHCLTAADTLPECDLDVQYFMDVRDVGVEMLSGVDAIVHLAAISNDPMGNAFEEVTLEINHRATVALAEKARKAGVRRFVFASSCSVYGFAEGGARAEDAELNPLTAYAKSKVYSEKDLQELASESFIVTSLRFATACGMSQRLRLDLVLNDFVANAVAAKKIVILSDGTPWRPLITVQDMARAIDWAATRPVDNGGGFIALNVGSNVWNYQVRALAEAVAREIPGVEVTINKDAAPDKRSYQVNFDLFSRLASAYQPQVDLRGAITGLKEGLTAMHFKDANFRQSSFMRLKVLQEHLDRGRLTRQLRWS; encoded by the coding sequence ATGAATATCTTGATTACCGGAAATATGGGTTACGTGGGTCCCGTCGTCGTGAAACAGCTCAGATCGAGCTATCCGAAGGCGAGGCTGATTGGACTGGACATGGGCTATTTCGCCCATTGCCTCACGGCGGCGGATACCTTGCCGGAGTGCGACCTCGATGTTCAGTACTTCATGGATGTGCGGGACGTCGGGGTAGAGATGTTGTCCGGGGTCGATGCCATCGTACACCTGGCCGCGATCTCGAATGATCCCATGGGGAATGCCTTTGAGGAGGTTACCCTGGAGATCAATCACCGGGCCACCGTCGCGCTGGCGGAAAAGGCCAGGAAGGCCGGTGTCCGGCGCTTCGTTTTTGCTTCCAGCTGCAGCGTCTACGGGTTCGCCGAGGGCGGAGCGAGGGCCGAGGACGCGGAGTTGAATCCGCTGACCGCTTACGCGAAATCCAAGGTCTACTCTGAGAAAGACCTGCAAGAGCTTGCCAGCGAGTCATTCATCGTAACCAGCCTGCGCTTTGCCACGGCCTGCGGTATGAGCCAGAGGCTGAGACTGGACCTCGTCCTGAATGATTTCGTGGCAAACGCGGTCGCGGCGAAGAAGATCGTGATTCTGAGCGACGGCACCCCCTGGCGTCCGCTGATCACGGTGCAGGATATGGCGCGCGCGATCGACTGGGCCGCGACCCGGCCGGTTGACAATGGCGGCGGTTTCATTGCGCTCAATGTCGGCAGCAATGTCTGGAACTACCAGGTCAGGGCCCTCGCCGAGGCGGTTGCGCGCGAGATTCCCGGGGTTGAAGTGACCATCAACAAGGATGCCGCCCCCGACAAGCGCTCATATCAGGTCAATTTCGACCTGTTTTCCAGGCTGGCGTCCGCTTATCAGCCCCAGGTTGATCTGCGCGGGGCGATTACGGGGCTGAAGGAAGGTCTGACGGCAATGCATTTCAAGGATGCCAATTTCAGGCAGTCGTCCTTCATGCGGCTGAAGGTGCTGCAGGAGCACCTCGATCGCGGCAGATTGACCAGGCAGCTGCGCTGGTCGTGA